In one Gracilinanus agilis isolate LMUSP501 chromosome 6, AgileGrace, whole genome shotgun sequence genomic region, the following are encoded:
- the MRPL16 gene encoding 39S ribosomal protein L16, mitochondrial → MWRQVARVGTPVLLLRPAGPGAAQLLSAGMKTFLPVPTYEDVPIPEKPKLKYIDRMPLVPKVRREPKNLTDIRGPSTVATDFTEGNFGILALGGGYLHWGHFEMMRLTINRALDTKTMFAIWRVPAPYKPITRKSMGQRMGGGKGAIDHYVTAVKTGRLIVEVGGCCEFGEVEHFLKQVAHKLPFPAKAVSRESLKKMREEQRARENNNQNPWTFERIVTANMLGIRKVLSPYDLTQKGRYWGKFYMPERV, encoded by the exons ATGTGGCGGCAGGTGGCGCGCGTCGGTACTCCTGTTCTGCTCCTGCGTCCCGCAG GTCCTGGGGCTGCCCAGCTCCTCAGTGCTGGCATGAAGACCTTCCTCCCAGTACCTACCTATGAAG ATGTTCCTATCCCTGAGAAGCCCAAGCTCAAATATATTGATCGGATGCCACTCGTGCCAAAAGTGAGGCGAGAACCTAAGAATTTGACTGACATCCGAGGGCCATCCACTGTAGCCACTGACTTCACCGAGGGTAATTTTGGTATCCTG GCACTGGGTGGTGGTTACCTCCACTGGGGCCATTTTGAAATGATGCGCCTGACAATCAACCGTGCCTTGGACACCAAGACCATGTTTGCCATCTGGCGCGTCCCAGCCCCTTACAAACCTATCACCCGGAAGAGTATGGGCCAGCGCATGGGGGGTGGCAAAGGTGCCATTGATCACTATGTGACAGCAGTCAAGACTGGTCGCCTTATTGTGGAGGTGGGTGGCTGCTGCGAGTTTGGTGAGGTGGAACACTTTCTCAAGCAGGTGGCACACAAGCTGCCCTTTCCAGCCAAGGCCGTGAGCCGAGAGTCTCTAAAGAAGATGCGGGAGGAACAAAGGGCGAGGGAGAACAACAATCAGAACCCTTGGACCTTTGAGCGTATTGTCACTGCCAACATGCTGGGGATTAGGAAAGTGCTGAGCCCCTATGACCTGACCCAGAAGGGGCGCTACTGGGGCAAGTTCTACATGCCTGAACGTGTCTAG